ATCCACTATTTCCCTTACTTTTTCTAAAagtaaatttagttaaaataacttttttttttatcacaatttatattattagcTCTTAACAAGGAAGAGACACTCGATGTACTTCtacattttttaagaaagtaaacaaataaataatggtAATTATACAAAATTCGTAGTGTATAGTTTGTAATCTGttacattgttaaaaaaatgtaaaaatttgtaGTGTTTTGTGTTTGTGACTAAGTGTGTTGTTATTTTCAGCAtatagtttatattaattttttatattttaaaatataattaaagataaacaAATAGATATAATCatcattgttttaatttttaaataatttctatctttgatcatattttaactattttttatttgtagttattcaaaattcatatttaCGTAAAAAGGAAAACAGTATAATTATAGGGTGAAGTAAGTCTTGGGTGAGAGGAATGTTTATCTTCACTATTcttcctttttaatattaaaattttaaaatattattaaaagtaaaataaaaatatacgaTGTATAGATAAaaggaaatattatatattgctataaataatttaaatatgcgtacacatttgtttttaaattatttattgtaaaaagaaatagtCTTTTAAAGACACTTTATCAAGCATATccaatttagttttataaaaaatcaacataaatCAATGCCCAAATAAATCACCTAGACATTAAGATGATAGAACTTTGTACCTAAAATTAGTGTTTAtctattcatttaatatttgcAGATTTACACtgtcataaattttaatagtcTAATTGATATTTTGTATGAGATATTTTATcatgacaattttttaaaattgaaatatgaacTTTTATCGTTGCTGTTATGTATTATTCAGGatattagttattttagtatgaaaatataattttgaatttaatgtgTTGATGGATTAAACTaatcattttaatatgtttcattaataaattttattttattccatccATGTATTTGGTTCAACGGGAGCTAGGATTTACTAAATTGTAATGTACCTGAAGCTATTCTGTGGACACAAGCAAGGATACACCTAAATAAATGAACACAAGtctaaaaacaaaagtttaaatatgaatttagtccATTATTTggacacaaaattaaaatttatttctactttaaacttaagtatatttttatctttaaattttataaaataataaatataatcattttaacacaataatattaattttttttgtgattaacaatatcataaattaacatttaaggTAAAAACATGTGAAATAATTCAAAAGTCATGGCATAAAAACATTTGTAGgaagtgaaaatatatttatatatttacattttgttGATAACGTAATAAGTCAATGACATCAAAAGAACAGAAATAGAAATCTGATTTCATGAGACATTCAGCACCAAAAACAAGTTGTATACTGATGGATTCAGATCGAAACAATCGTCCATTTATGAAAATTCAGCAAAGTCAGTTTGACAAACACCATCCATACCCAGAAAAAAGTAAACAGTGAAGAGTGTTCTTGGAAATTACCCTTAATGAAGAAGCTAAACTCTATTCTTAAGGCTCTTTTCAACTGAGTGACAAAGATCAAATCATTAAAAGAAATGAAGTAATAAACAAGATTTTCCCTTTCATTTGTCTTCAAGGAATTCATTTATCTAATTCTGAATTAATAACCTGGCATTGCATGAACTGCAAAACTTGTGAGCCAGACTTGCACCATAAAGAATCAGAATTTTTAAGAATAGTGCGCACATATTAGTTATTTAACTAAATGGCTGAACTGGAAGATCCTTGGTTGATTCAACTAAAAATGGAATTGGCTTTGTTGGTGCTGGCAACCGACCAATGCTATCAACTTTATCCTTTTGCTTTGGAGGAGGTCTAGCTGCTTTAGGCAACaatcttcctttcttttcaaACCACTCAGGCTTCAGCAGTGCCCTCAAGCCCAACTTATTGTAATAAACCCTTCTCACAGACCCACCAGCTGCTTCAACTGCTTCCTTAGCCCTAACAGTAACCCTTGATACCTGTAAAATCGCTGTGTTAAATTACACTAtggtatttaaattttaacatttccaATTATAGCATAAATCTCAAACTACaacattttgtttgtttataggAACGTAAAAGAAAATTAGCGCATAAACTTTGGACATATATAGTATAATACAAACTTTATCTGTAACAAATGTCAAGTTAGACACCCTATGATAGACACCCCATTGTACCATTTCAAttaccaagaaaaaaaatcttgcTGCGCCTGGGTAGTTTATGTTGCTAATGAAGAAAGAATTTCAAGCCACCATATaactaatcataaaatatttaaaagaatgatGATTAATTATGACCATggtgaaatttaagaaattagaTAAAGATAAGTTTAAAAACTGATGAAGAGATATATTTCCAAAGTTAAAACTTAAGAATCAAAAAGCGTGATTATGATCCTCAAAACTCGTCTAGCCTTCATATAAAGTCTACCTCTAGATGAATTGGCCACTTGATCTGCTCTGAACCACGCCCCATCAATCTCACTCCATCTTTCGATTGCTTCCCAAGTACCCCTGCATCCTATGGTAATAATAGTGACTACAAGAATGAGAAAGCACATGAAGCAAAAATAATTCCAGAAGAACTGAAAAGGTGAGGTAGCTAGCAGGTATAAAACCTTGAGTGTTTTCATTGTAATCAGTTCGGAAGAATCTATTTTCCCAGCATTAATAAACTTTGCAATTCTACCCAAACCTATTGGCTGCAGACAAAAAGaggcataaaaaaattaacaatgtcGACATATAAACGGCTTATAGATTATGGGTTTCTGAGATTAAAATAAGAACAACCAAATCAAAATCAACAGAAATTTGAATAAAACTGAGCTACTCAATGGTCATAAATCCAAAGTCAACTCCAACAATCAAGGTATAGAATACCTTACTACATCAACATCAATATTCAAGTATAAACATTTAAGATATAGGGAAAATCTCTTCAATACAATGAAGATATAAACTTTAAACATTTGCTGTCAATGATCACAATACTTTCAGTGAAATCGGACATATATATTCATGGGAAGTTTCAgaatcttgaaaataaaattaggatcAGAGATATagcattaaacatatcaatTTAGCTTCAGTGTCAGGCAATGTTTCCCActtaaaaattcatttcttaaagTGGGAGAAAATACAAAGAGAGAaagcaataattataataacatattgTGTTTGGAATGGGGAGGGATAGAGAAGAAACGAGAGCACCCTTTACAGGTCTATTATAGAAGGAAAAAAGGGGCTAATTTGTAATTAGCTGTAACCTTCATAGGTCCTCATTTGTAATTGAGATTTTTGGCTTTTGTTTTCTAACACTGGTGAATCTGGTTTCTCCAAAGTGAAAAGGAGAATGCTCCTTTTGGAGGTAATATGGTTTACCCTGTTGCTTTGACTtctatgaagaaaaaatattccTTTTAGTCACACTATTTTGTAACGGAGGAAGCAATATTGCATTGGGCCTTCTGTTTTTGGATCCCAATAGATTGATCCTACACACAAACTCACACGGAGGTTTAGTTAATCTTTCAATAACATAACTACCTCAGAGATCTTAGATCATCCTTGCGATTGCGATAATTGAAAATTGCATCCAAATGTTGTAGATAGTGCTCTGAAAGACAACTGCTATATATCCCACGTCCAGTGGTAGCTCCAACTACTTGAGATGTAATCTACTTTGAAAGACCCCTATAGCACTATTGCACAGCAGAATTTCTCAAATCCATGATTGCAACTCTGTCCCTGTTGCAACTACTGTTGTTGTTGTAGTTGTGGCATGAGTCCTGCATCTTCTTGTCATCCATCTTTGACAAGTCGTCAGCCTATTGAACTTTTGAATAAATATCATgctaattttatgttttatttttacttgttcgcatgacttaattttttaacatatatatttgataaaaatcatatattctAACTGTGATGTGACTTCTGCTATAAGCTCGCAAAGCTATCCACTACATGATATGACAGGCTATTGGCTTTCTGCCATTTTTCACAATTTGtaccaaataacattaaacaccATAACAAAAAGATTGGCAACAGACACAAACTgcctttttctcatttttctccaTTATTCATATAGTTTTAAAGTTCTAGTTTAGTGGGAAAGAATGcatttttagaaacaaaaacaaccaTGACCAAGTGCATTTGGTTCAAGAATCAATTTTACCGAGTTCAATTATTTTGGTTTTCCATATGTTCTGCataatacaaaagtaaaaacgataaatataaagatgaaaagatACCTGAAAAGTGAGGCTAAATGGGTTCTTGAACCCACGTTTGGGTACTCTTCTTCGAAGAGGGGTCTGGCCTCCTTCAAAACCCAATTTTATACCTTTTCTAGCTCTCTGACCCTTGTGACCCCTCCCAGCAGTCTTACCCTT
This genomic interval from Vigna radiata var. radiata cultivar VC1973A chromosome 8, Vradiata_ver6, whole genome shotgun sequence contains the following:
- the LOC106769883 gene encoding uncharacterized protein LOC106769883, which encodes MIRRRLSVLSTSIIRSSTHSKPILRCPSIQFQPLQLPHSPNAHRTVSCYKFPDFQGFRAYSLLSLNDLRDKVPRKQPTRKGRGIGSGKGKTAGRGHKGQRARKGIKLGFEGGQTPLRRRVPKRGFKNPFSLTFQPIGLGRIAKFINAGKIDSSELITMKTLKDAGVLGKQSKDGVRLMGRGSEQIKWPIHLEVSRVTVRAKEAVEAAGGSVRRVYYNKLGLRALLKPEWFEKKGRLLPKAARPPPKQKDKVDSIGRLPAPTKPIPFLVESTKDLPVQPFS